One region of Nycticebus coucang isolate mNycCou1 chromosome 10, mNycCou1.pri, whole genome shotgun sequence genomic DNA includes:
- the CALM3 gene encoding calmodulin-3, with product MADQLTEEQIAEFKEAFSLFDKDGDGTITTKELGTVMRSLGQNPTEAELQDMINEVDADGNGTIDFPEFLTMMARKMKDTDSEEEIREAFRVFDKDGNGYISAAELRHVMTNLGEKLTDEEVDEMIREADIDGDGQVNYEEFVQMMTAK from the exons ATG GCTGACCAGCTGACTGAGGAGCAGATCGCAG AGTTCAAGGAGGCCTTCTCCCTCTTCGACAAAGATGGAGATGGCACTATCACCACCAAGGAGTTGGGGACAGTGATGCGATCCCTGGGACAGAACCCCACTGAGGCAGAGCTGCAGGACATGATCAATGAGGTGGATGCAGATG GGAATGGGACCATTGACTTCCCGGAGTTCCTAACCATGATGGCCAGAAAGATGAAGGACACAGACAGTGAGGAGGAGATCAGAGAGGCGTTCCGTGTCTTTGACAAG GATGGGAACGGCTACATCAGCGCTGCAGAGCTGCGTCACGTAATGACGAACCTAGGGGAAAAGCTGACCGATGAGGAAGTGGATGAGATGATCAGAGAGGCTGACATCGATGGAGATGGCCAGGTCAATTATGAAG AGTTTGTACAGATGATGACTGCAAAGTGA